A single genomic interval of uncultured Desulfobulbus sp. harbors:
- the larB gene encoding nickel pincer cofactor biosynthesis protein LarB, with protein MTNDALTRLLVDIRDGRVSIEHGIEQLRDLPFMDLGHTKFDLHRPLRNGFPEVIYAEGKTPEQVGEIFSAVGKNTNILATRVSAETAAYVQSVCGEARYNALGRTLTLVREPIAFKEGEIVIVTAGTSDLPVAEEARTTCEILGSRATVISDVGVAGLHRLLEHLPKIRRAQVIIVVAGMEGALASVVGGLVPQPIVAVPTSVGYGAAFSGLSALLGMLTSCASGVSVVNIDNGFGAACAACKITNLLQ; from the coding sequence ATGACGAATGATGCTTTGACCAGGCTGCTGGTCGACATTAGGGACGGCAGGGTTTCAATCGAGCATGGCATCGAACAGTTGCGCGATCTTCCGTTCATGGACTTGGGCCATACAAAATTCGACCTGCACCGCCCCTTGCGCAATGGGTTTCCGGAGGTCATCTATGCAGAAGGCAAAACTCCGGAACAGGTCGGCGAGATTTTCTCTGCCGTGGGAAAAAACACCAATATTCTCGCCACCCGGGTCTCTGCGGAGACAGCCGCGTATGTCCAGTCCGTCTGTGGTGAGGCCCGGTACAACGCTTTAGGACGTACCCTGACCCTGGTGCGGGAGCCGATCGCTTTTAAGGAAGGGGAGATCGTCATCGTCACTGCGGGGACCTCGGACCTGCCTGTGGCCGAGGAGGCGCGGACCACCTGTGAAATACTCGGCAGCCGGGCCACGGTGATCTCCGATGTGGGGGTGGCCGGATTGCACCGACTGCTGGAACACTTGCCGAAAATCCGCAGGGCGCAGGTGATTATCGTCGTGGCCGGCATGGAGGGGGCCCTGGCCAGCGTCGTCGGTGGGCTTGTGCCGCAGCCCATCGTGGCGGTGCCGACTTCGGTGGGCTATGGAGCCGCCTTCTCCGGGCTCTCCGCCTTGCTGGGCATGCTCACCTCCTGCGCCAGTGGCGTCAGTGTGGTCAACATCGACAACGGATTTGGCGCTGCCTGTGCAGCCTGTAAAATTACCAATCTCCTTCAATAG
- the larE gene encoding ATP-dependent sacrificial sulfur transferase LarE, translating to MTLSQQQQAKYRHLLNILGMMHGAVVAFSGGVDSVFLVHAARTALSAQVLAVTFATPYTPMADIDDARSLATSMQVRHRILERPIPDAITSNPPDRCYLCKHALFGVLRGIADEEGLEWVLDGSNKDDLDDYRPGMRAVRELGVRSPLLEAGLSKQDIRDLSRVQGLSTWDKPAGSCLLTRIPHGTTVSAEELHRIDQGERFLKSLGFPAVRVRSHGPVARIELEPESIVACLDPLVRSKIDTRLKELGYQHVSVDLAGYRMGSLNLGNTTQLS from the coding sequence ATGACGCTTTCGCAACAACAACAGGCCAAGTACCGGCACTTGCTCAACATTTTAGGGATGATGCACGGTGCTGTGGTGGCCTTTTCCGGTGGAGTGGACAGCGTATTTCTTGTCCATGCCGCGCGTACAGCCCTCTCCGCACAAGTGCTGGCGGTCACCTTCGCTACCCCCTACACGCCCATGGCGGATATCGACGACGCCCGTTCCCTGGCAACTTCCATGCAGGTTCGCCACAGAATTCTCGAGCGACCGATCCCTGATGCCATCACCTCCAATCCACCTGATCGCTGCTATCTTTGCAAACACGCTCTTTTCGGGGTGCTCCGGGGGATAGCGGACGAGGAGGGGCTGGAATGGGTACTCGATGGCAGCAATAAGGACGATTTGGACGATTATCGACCTGGAATGCGTGCCGTGAGGGAACTCGGTGTGCGGAGCCCGCTCCTCGAGGCCGGGCTGAGCAAGCAGGATATTCGCGATCTGTCGCGTGTGCAGGGACTTTCCACCTGGGACAAGCCAGCCGGATCCTGCCTGCTGACCCGTATTCCCCATGGCACCACCGTAAGCGCAGAGGAGCTCCACCGCATTGACCAGGGGGAGCGTTTTTTGAAGAGCCTTGGATTCCCGGCGGTGCGTGTGCGCAGTCATGGCCCTGTGGCCCGTATCGAACTGGAACCGGAGTCCATCGTCGCCTGCCTGGATCCTTTGGTGAGGAGCAAGATCGATACCCGCCTCAAAGAGTTGGGGTACCAGCATGTGAGCGTTGATTTGGCCGGTTATCGCATGGGGAGCCTCAACCTCGGGAACACAACACAATTGAGTTGA
- the larC gene encoding nickel pincer cofactor biosynthesis protein LarC, whose product MNILYYDCFAGISGDMNLAAMIDLGVDPQYLRSELSKLGIDDEFALQVSREARNGIHGTRVDVGLQGQGHAHKHPHDHAHSYGDPHMLEEHEHQHHKDSAHPHVHGLHRNFADIRDLIQSSSLDDAVKTTSLAIFQRVTEAEARVHGKTVEEVHFHEVGATDSLIDIVGAAICFHRLQVDAVWASSPELGGGFVRCAHGLMPVPAPATVEVLHNIPTRRGATDHEATTPTGAAILAALVDEFTDAPVFTTTKTGYGIGHRETERPNVLRVHLAQVTASSQQDTVQARLLQCNIDDMTGEHLGDMMELLMEHGAMDVHFTPIMMKKNRPAIQISLLCSVAEEERFKLLLFRHTTTLGIKSFPLEKTVLERRLVQVETPLGPVTVKQALLEGKVIHAKPEFEQCKEIARRNDLTLAEVYALIGKCAEGEG is encoded by the coding sequence ATGAATATCCTCTACTATGACTGTTTTGCCGGGATCAGCGGCGACATGAACCTGGCCGCCATGATCGATCTTGGAGTTGATCCGCAGTATCTGCGCAGCGAACTCTCCAAACTCGGCATTGACGATGAGTTTGCATTGCAGGTTTCCCGGGAGGCCCGCAATGGTATCCATGGTACGCGCGTTGATGTCGGCCTTCAGGGCCAGGGGCACGCCCATAAGCACCCGCATGATCACGCCCATAGCTATGGGGACCCCCATATGCTTGAGGAGCATGAGCACCAGCACCACAAAGACTCCGCTCATCCCCATGTGCATGGCCTTCATCGAAATTTTGCCGATATCCGGGATCTTATCCAGTCCAGCTCCTTGGATGATGCGGTCAAGACGACCAGCCTGGCCATCTTCCAGCGAGTGACCGAGGCCGAGGCCAGGGTACATGGCAAAACGGTGGAAGAGGTTCATTTCCATGAGGTGGGCGCCACGGATTCCCTGATCGACATTGTGGGGGCAGCCATCTGCTTTCATCGTTTGCAGGTGGATGCGGTGTGGGCCTCTTCACCTGAACTCGGCGGCGGTTTTGTCCGTTGCGCCCATGGCCTCATGCCGGTTCCGGCTCCGGCCACGGTGGAGGTGCTCCATAACATCCCGACCAGACGCGGTGCTACAGACCACGAGGCCACCACGCCCACGGGGGCGGCCATTCTTGCCGCCCTGGTCGACGAGTTCACCGACGCACCCGTTTTCACCACGACCAAGACCGGCTATGGCATCGGCCACCGGGAAACCGAGCGTCCCAATGTGTTGCGGGTCCATCTTGCCCAGGTAACGGCCTCATCACAGCAGGACACGGTCCAGGCGCGACTGCTGCAATGCAATATTGACGACATGACCGGCGAACACCTGGGGGACATGATGGAGTTGTTGATGGAACATGGGGCCATGGACGTTCATTTCACCCCGATCATGATGAAGAAGAACCGTCCGGCCATCCAGATATCGCTGCTCTGCTCCGTGGCGGAGGAAGAGCGTTTTAAACTGCTGCTCTTTCGCCACACCACCACCCTTGGGATCAAGAGCTTCCCCCTGGAAAAAACGGTGCTGGAAAGGCGGTTGGTCCAGGTTGAGACCCCCCTTGGTCCGGTGACGGTGAAACAGGCGCTGCTGGAGGGAAAGGTCATCCATGCAAAGCCGGAATTTGAGCAATGCAAGGAAATCGCCCGCCGCAATGACCTCACCCTGGCAGAGGTGTACGCTCTCATCGGTAAATGTGCAGAGGGGGAAGGATGA